Proteins encoded within one genomic window of Streptomyces kaniharaensis:
- a CDS encoding YfhO family protein — translation MRAGWRREAAACGGAAGLAMGGYALAAGLRGAWPAGADEVALPFHAHLWDLLHGRAAGDLLFNWNSGYGVPFLADFFAYLMNPFSWPTVLLPRDQGHLAVFLVALASIGLGTALMAHLLGRLHPGPPWLRALAAVGYGLCAWVLSVGGSAPMWLWGLVSLPLLGLAADWCLHERRWVAGTLCVTLAWAGNLYTAAMATITAGLLLAVRLFATPRPFRLRVRVTGRAVTMTTAGLLLVSPVLFVAVRAAQTAQPESPVQPLGPPGLDGHLAQLLPGTHGGHPLPDVAIGLLGLLLVCGLPFNGRVRVRERAVWCGVLALVVLSFVWTPTVLVWHGLAIPAGGPYRAAFALSGLLVLAGWVSLAHRPDLVTLLGGAAVVAVIAGLAAGRHSVRASAWVLLTVGGAVLLAALWALDRWHAEGRAGAIATWVLGGAVLGNAVWSGYAALTPAPDGTGSRAATRAAHAAVRAATDWPAGRSDPGPHAFTTNDPLLLDGQGGGYFSGYLPTVAALLLHDLGAGWTAGGRQTYSVTDPVGQALFAVRAHLADGPPPDGFTPGRAAAPPLVTVLPAGSTPDTSSVWSRQEALLGSTVYDVPEPVPAGGPAPTLHGSSGWSLPGGGEATAFTAACTPGGTAFFHGVWYRGTVSGLGATYVSDGEQPTTAVPIHRLGTVPADGLVRVTLRSDAASQIPARPIGCLRPGALEAAVARLTATGATRVTAGGHTLAAALPQGSTGTALLSVPATEGWTCAAGGRSTAPTPVLGMIGIPLGTGTDRIACSFRPPGLTEGLTVASTTAAALGLVALLARLARRRPPHGPRRTRREAARAVAAG, via the coding sequence GTGAGGGCTGGGTGGCGGCGGGAGGCGGCGGCCTGCGGGGGTGCGGCCGGGCTGGCGATGGGCGGGTACGCGCTGGCGGCGGGGCTGCGGGGGGCGTGGCCGGCCGGGGCGGACGAGGTGGCGCTGCCGTTCCACGCCCACCTGTGGGACCTGCTGCACGGGCGCGCCGCCGGGGACCTGCTGTTCAACTGGAACAGCGGGTACGGCGTCCCGTTCCTGGCCGACTTCTTCGCCTACCTGATGAACCCGTTCTCCTGGCCGACCGTGCTCCTCCCCCGCGACCAGGGCCACCTCGCGGTCTTCCTCGTCGCCCTCGCCAGCATCGGCCTCGGCACCGCCCTCATGGCGCACCTGCTCGGCCGGCTGCACCCCGGTCCGCCGTGGCTGCGGGCCCTCGCCGCCGTCGGGTACGGGCTCTGCGCCTGGGTGCTGAGCGTGGGCGGGTCGGCGCCGATGTGGCTCTGGGGCCTGGTCTCGCTGCCGCTGCTCGGCCTGGCCGCCGACTGGTGCCTGCACGAACGCCGCTGGGTGGCCGGCACGCTCTGCGTCACCCTGGCCTGGGCCGGCAACCTGTACACCGCCGCGATGGCCACCATCACGGCCGGCCTGCTCCTCGCCGTCCGCCTGTTCGCCACCCCGCGGCCGTTCCGCCTGCGGGTCCGGGTGACCGGGCGGGCCGTCACCATGACCACCGCCGGGCTGCTGCTCGTCTCCCCCGTCCTGTTCGTCGCGGTGCGGGCCGCGCAGACCGCCCAGCCGGAGTCGCCGGTGCAGCCGCTCGGCCCGCCCGGGCTCGACGGGCACCTGGCCCAGCTGCTGCCCGGCACGCACGGCGGCCATCCGCTGCCGGACGTCGCGATCGGCCTGCTGGGGCTGCTGCTGGTGTGCGGGCTGCCGTTCAACGGGCGGGTGCGGGTGCGCGAGCGGGCGGTGTGGTGCGGCGTGCTGGCGCTGGTGGTGCTGAGCTTCGTCTGGACGCCGACGGTGCTGGTCTGGCACGGCCTGGCGATCCCGGCCGGCGGGCCGTACCGGGCGGCGTTCGCCCTGAGCGGGCTGCTGGTACTGGCCGGCTGGGTGTCGCTGGCGCACCGGCCGGACCTCGTCACCCTGCTCGGCGGGGCCGCCGTGGTCGCGGTGATCGCCGGGCTCGCGGCGGGCCGGCACTCCGTCCGGGCGTCCGCCTGGGTGCTGCTGACGGTCGGCGGGGCAGTGCTGCTGGCCGCGCTCTGGGCCCTGGACCGGTGGCACGCCGAGGGGCGCGCCGGCGCGATCGCCACCTGGGTGCTGGGCGGCGCTGTGCTCGGCAACGCCGTCTGGTCCGGGTACGCGGCGCTGACCCCCGCCCCGGACGGGACGGGCTCCAGAGCCGCCACGAGGGCCGCGCACGCGGCCGTCCGGGCGGCGACGGACTGGCCCGCCGGCCGCAGCGACCCCGGCCCGCACGCGTTCACCACGAACGACCCGCTGCTGCTCGACGGCCAGGGCGGCGGCTACTTCAGCGGCTACCTGCCGACCGTCGCCGCCCTGCTCCTGCACGACCTCGGCGCGGGCTGGACGGCCGGCGGGCGGCAGACGTACAGCGTCACCGACCCGGTCGGGCAGGCCTTGTTCGCCGTCCGCGCCCACCTCGCCGACGGGCCGCCGCCGGACGGCTTCACCCCCGGCCGGGCCGCCGCCCCGCCCCTGGTCACCGTGCTGCCGGCGGGCAGCACGCCGGACACCTCCTCGGTGTGGTCGCGGCAGGAGGCGCTGCTCGGCAGCACGGTGTACGACGTTCCGGAGCCCGTCCCGGCGGGCGGCCCGGCGCCGACCCTGCACGGCAGCAGTGGCTGGTCGCTCCCGGGCGGCGGCGAGGCGACGGCCTTCACCGCGGCGTGCACACCCGGCGGGACGGCGTTCTTCCACGGGGTCTGGTACCGGGGCACGGTGAGCGGCCTCGGCGCCACCTACGTCAGCGACGGCGAGCAGCCGACCACCGCCGTGCCGATCCACCGGCTGGGAACGGTCCCGGCCGACGGGCTGGTCCGGGTGACGCTGCGGTCCGACGCCGCGAGCCAGATCCCGGCCCGCCCGATCGGCTGCCTGCGGCCGGGAGCCCTGGAGGCCGCCGTGGCCCGCCTCACCGCGACCGGCGCCACCCGGGTCACGGCCGGCGGCCACACCCTGGCCGCCGCCCTTCCCCAGGGCTCGACGGGCACGGCGTTGCTGTCCGTCCCCGCCACCGAGGGCTGGACGTGTGCGGCCGGCGGACGCTCCACGGCCCCGACCCCGGTCCTCGGGATGATCGGCATCCCGCTGGGCACGGGCACGGACCGCATCGCCTGTTCCTTCCGCCCACCAGGCCTCACCGAGGGCCTGACCGTCGCCTCCACCACCGCCGCTGCCCTCGGTCTGGTAGCCCTCCTCGCCCGGCTCGCCCGCCGCCGGCCACCGCACGGCCCACGCCGCACCCGCCGCGAGGCCGCCCGAGCAGTGGCCGCCGGCTGA
- a CDS encoding roadblock/LC7 domain-containing protein, which produces MSQAAQNLNWLITNFVDNTPGVSHTVVVSADGLLLCMSEGFPRDRADQLAAVASGLTSLTSGASRIFEGGEVNQTVVEMERGFLFLMAISDGSALAVLASPDSDIGLVGYEMALLVDRAGAVLTPALRAELQGSLLH; this is translated from the coding sequence ATGAGCCAGGCCGCACAGAACCTGAACTGGCTGATCACCAATTTCGTGGACAACACCCCCGGGGTGTCCCACACCGTGGTGGTCTCCGCGGACGGCCTTCTCCTGTGCATGTCCGAAGGCTTCCCGCGCGACCGCGCCGACCAGCTCGCCGCCGTCGCCTCCGGCCTCACCTCCCTCACCTCCGGCGCCAGCCGGATCTTCGAGGGCGGCGAGGTCAACCAGACCGTCGTCGAGATGGAACGCGGCTTCCTGTTCCTCATGGCCATCAGCGACGGCTCCGCCCTCGCCGTCCTGGCCTCCCCCGACTCCGACATCGGCCTCGTCGGCTACGAGATGGCCCTGCTCGTCGACCGCGCCGGCGCCGTCCTCACCCCCGCACTTCGCGCGGAACTCCAGGGCAGTCTCCTGCACTGA
- the serA gene encoding phosphoglycerate dehydrogenase: MKAGVVLIAEELSPATVDALGPDFEIRHCNGADRTELLTAIADVDAILIRSATKVDAEALAAARKLRVVARAGVGLDNVDVAAATKAGVMVVNAPTSNIVTAAELACGLLISVARNIAPANAALKDGEWKRNKYTGVELSEKVLGVVGLGRIGVLVAQRMSAFGMKIVAYDPYIQAARAAQMGVKLVSLEELLAVSDFITVHLPKTPETIGLIGDEALHKVKPTVRIVNAARGGIVDEAALASALRDGRVAGAGLDVYAKEPCTDSPLFAFDNVVATPHLGASTDEAQEKAGIAVARSVRLALAGELVPDAVNVQGGVIAEDVRPGLPLAEKLGRIFTALAGEVAVRLDVEVRGEITQHDVKVLELSALKGVFEDVVAETVSYVNAPLFAQERGVEVRLTTSSESPEHRNVITVRGTLSNGEEIAISGTLSGPKQTQKIVGVDAFDVDVALTDHMAFFKYEDRPGVVGVLGKHLGDAGINIAGMQVARDGGGALASITVDSQIPQDVLSAIAAEIGARFARSVDLGA; the protein is encoded by the coding sequence GTGAAAGCCGGCGTCGTACTGATCGCCGAAGAGCTGTCGCCGGCCACCGTCGACGCCCTCGGCCCCGACTTCGAAATCCGCCACTGCAACGGCGCGGACCGCACCGAGCTGCTGACCGCGATCGCCGACGTCGACGCGATCCTGATCCGTTCGGCCACCAAGGTCGACGCCGAGGCGCTGGCCGCCGCCCGCAAGCTCAGGGTCGTCGCCCGGGCCGGCGTCGGCCTCGACAACGTGGACGTCGCGGCCGCCACCAAGGCCGGCGTCATGGTCGTCAACGCGCCGACCTCCAACATCGTCACCGCCGCCGAACTCGCCTGCGGCCTGCTGATCTCCGTCGCCCGCAACATCGCGCCGGCCAACGCCGCGCTCAAGGACGGCGAGTGGAAGCGCAACAAGTACACCGGCGTCGAGCTGAGCGAGAAGGTCCTCGGCGTCGTCGGCCTCGGCCGGATCGGCGTCCTGGTCGCCCAGCGGATGTCCGCCTTCGGCATGAAGATCGTCGCGTACGACCCCTACATCCAGGCCGCCCGTGCCGCGCAGATGGGCGTCAAGCTGGTCTCGCTGGAAGAGCTGCTGGCGGTCTCGGACTTCATCACCGTCCACCTCCCCAAGACCCCGGAGACCATCGGCCTGATCGGCGACGAGGCGCTGCACAAGGTCAAGCCGACCGTGCGCATCGTCAACGCCGCCCGCGGCGGCATCGTGGACGAGGCCGCGCTCGCCAGCGCCCTGCGCGACGGCCGGGTGGCCGGCGCCGGCCTCGACGTGTACGCCAAGGAGCCGTGCACCGACTCCCCGCTGTTCGCCTTCGACAACGTGGTCGCCACCCCGCACCTGGGCGCCTCCACCGACGAGGCTCAGGAGAAGGCCGGCATCGCGGTCGCCAGGTCCGTGCGCCTCGCGCTGGCCGGCGAGCTGGTGCCGGACGCCGTCAACGTCCAGGGCGGCGTGATCGCCGAGGACGTCCGCCCGGGCCTGCCGCTCGCCGAGAAGCTCGGCCGGATCTTCACCGCGCTGGCCGGTGAGGTGGCCGTCCGGCTCGACGTCGAGGTCCGCGGCGAGATCACCCAGCACGACGTCAAGGTGCTCGAACTGTCCGCGCTGAAGGGCGTGTTCGAGGACGTGGTGGCGGAGACGGTGTCCTACGTCAACGCCCCGCTGTTCGCCCAGGAGCGCGGCGTCGAGGTGCGCCTGACCACCTCCAGCGAGAGCCCCGAGCACCGCAACGTGATCACCGTCCGCGGCACGCTCTCGAACGGCGAGGAGATCGCCATCTCCGGCACGCTCTCCGGCCCGAAGCAGACCCAGAAGATCGTCGGCGTGGACGCCTTCGACGTGGACGTCGCGCTCACCGACCACATGGCCTTCTTCAAGTACGAGGACCGCCCGGGCGTGGTCGGCGTCCTCGGCAAGCACCTCGGCGACGCCGGCATCAACATCGCCGGCATGCAGGTCGCCCGGGACGGCGGCGGCGCGCTCGCCTCCATCACCGTGGACAGCCAGATCCCGCAGGACGTGCTGTCGGCGATCGCCGCCGAGATCGGCGCCCGCTTCGCGCGCTCGGTCGACCTGGGCGCCTGA
- a CDS encoding Uma2 family endonuclease, protein MSIAPYPDWIRPPAGGYTAEDLDRLPDLPPHTELLDGSLIFVSPQTKFHVRAKRLLERGLETALPVGWEVWPEMTITLDRRNRPEPDILVVHEESDTGYLQTTFSAEHVLLAVEVVSEESRERDREIKPRKYAAAGIRHFWRVECDEGRPVVYTFELDPASSRYFPTGIYHKQLKVDQPFPVEIDLT, encoded by the coding sequence ATGAGCATCGCGCCGTACCCCGACTGGATTCGGCCCCCTGCTGGTGGCTACACCGCAGAGGACCTGGACCGGCTGCCTGATCTCCCGCCGCACACCGAGCTGCTCGACGGGAGCCTGATCTTCGTGAGTCCGCAGACGAAGTTCCATGTGAGGGCGAAGCGCCTGCTGGAGCGAGGGTTGGAGACGGCGCTTCCGGTCGGCTGGGAGGTGTGGCCGGAGATGACGATCACGCTGGATCGCCGGAATCGCCCGGAGCCGGACATTCTCGTGGTCCACGAGGAATCGGATACCGGCTATCTCCAGACGACGTTCTCTGCTGAGCACGTGCTGCTCGCCGTTGAAGTCGTCTCGGAGGAATCGCGCGAACGTGACCGCGAGATCAAGCCGCGCAAGTACGCTGCCGCCGGCATTCGTCACTTCTGGCGTGTCGAATGCGACGAGGGCCGCCCTGTCGTCTACACGTTCGAGCTGGATCCTGCGTCCAGCAGGTACTTTCCAACCGGGATCTACCACAAGCAGTTGAAGGTCGACCAGCCGTTCCCGGTCGAGATCGACCTGACCTGA
- the cimA gene encoding citramalate synthase, with protein sequence MTEVSRTDDSFHVFDTTLRDGAQREGINLTVADKLAIARHLDDFGVGFIEGGWPGANPRDTEFFARAAAELDLRHARLVAFGATRRAGGRAAEDPQLAALVTSGAPVVTLVAKSHDRHVELALRTTLDENLEMIRDSVEFLRAQGRQVFIDCEHFFDGYKANREYALAVVRAAHEAGADVVVLCDTNGGMLPSGVREIVADVLARTGARLGIHAQDDTGCAVANTLAAVEAGATHVQCTANGYGERVGNANLFPVVGALEIKYDRRVLPEGRLAEMTRISHAIAELVNLAPSTHQPYVGYSAFAHKAGLHASAIKVDPDLYQHIDPELVGNTMRMLVSDMAGRASVELKGRELGYDLSTDRDLAGRVVAKVKEQENLGYTYESADASFELLLRDEVRGSRDRFYTLESWRTISEQGPNGFTGNEATVKVWAKGERRIATGEGNGPVNALDQALRTALERTYPQLAELELVDYKVRILEGQHGTGSKTRVLIESTDGTSTWSTVGVADNVVAASWLALEDAYTYGLIRAGLEPAE encoded by the coding sequence ATGACCGAGGTCAGCCGTACCGACGACAGCTTCCACGTGTTCGACACCACCCTGCGCGACGGCGCGCAGCGGGAGGGCATCAACCTCACGGTGGCCGACAAGCTGGCCATCGCCCGGCACCTGGACGACTTCGGGGTGGGCTTCATCGAGGGCGGCTGGCCCGGGGCGAACCCGCGCGACACCGAGTTCTTCGCCCGCGCCGCCGCCGAACTCGACCTCCGGCACGCCCGGCTCGTCGCCTTCGGCGCCACCCGCAGGGCCGGCGGCCGGGCCGCCGAAGACCCGCAGCTGGCCGCCCTGGTCACCTCCGGCGCCCCGGTGGTCACCCTCGTCGCGAAGTCGCACGACCGGCACGTGGAGCTGGCGCTGCGCACCACGCTGGACGAGAACCTGGAGATGATCCGGGACAGCGTCGAGTTCCTGCGGGCGCAGGGGCGGCAGGTGTTCATCGACTGCGAGCACTTCTTCGACGGCTACAAGGCCAACCGGGAGTACGCGCTCGCCGTCGTCCGCGCCGCGCACGAGGCCGGGGCGGACGTGGTGGTGCTGTGCGACACCAACGGCGGGATGCTGCCGTCCGGTGTGCGCGAGATCGTCGCCGACGTCCTCGCCCGGACGGGCGCCCGGCTGGGCATCCACGCCCAGGACGACACCGGCTGCGCGGTGGCCAACACCCTGGCCGCGGTGGAGGCCGGCGCCACCCACGTGCAGTGCACCGCGAACGGCTACGGCGAGCGGGTCGGCAACGCCAACCTGTTCCCGGTGGTCGGCGCGCTGGAGATCAAGTACGACCGCCGGGTGCTGCCCGAGGGCCGGCTCGCCGAGATGACCCGCATCTCGCACGCCATCGCCGAACTGGTCAACCTCGCCCCGTCCACCCACCAGCCGTACGTCGGCTACTCCGCCTTCGCGCACAAGGCGGGCCTGCACGCCTCCGCGATCAAGGTGGACCCGGACCTCTACCAGCACATCGACCCCGAACTGGTCGGCAACACCATGCGGATGCTGGTCTCCGACATGGCCGGCCGGGCGTCCGTCGAGCTCAAGGGCAGGGAGCTCGGCTACGACCTCTCCACCGACCGCGACCTGGCCGGCCGGGTGGTCGCCAAGGTCAAGGAGCAGGAGAACCTCGGCTACACCTACGAGTCCGCCGACGCCTCCTTCGAGCTGCTGCTCCGCGACGAGGTGCGCGGCAGCCGGGACCGCTTCTACACCCTGGAGTCCTGGCGGACCATCAGCGAGCAGGGCCCGAACGGCTTCACCGGCAACGAGGCGACGGTCAAGGTGTGGGCCAAGGGCGAGCGCCGGATCGCCACCGGCGAGGGCAACGGCCCGGTGAACGCGCTGGACCAGGCGCTGCGCACCGCGCTGGAGCGGACCTACCCGCAGCTGGCCGAGCTGGAGCTGGTGGACTACAAGGTCCGCATCCTGGAGGGCCAGCACGGCACCGGCTCCAAGACCCGGGTGCTGATCGAGTCCACCGACGGCACGTCCACCTGGTCCACCGTCGGCGTGGCCGACAACGTGGTCGCCGCGTCCTGGCTGGCGCTGGAGGACGCGTACACCTACGGGCTGATCCGCGCCGGGCTGGAGCCGGCGGAGTAA
- a CDS encoding branched-chain amino acid aminotransferase: MSTPTQAPITFDLKPSAHPLSDAEREARLTNPGFGRVFTDHMVTIRWTEGRGWHDAQLTPYAPLEIDPANMTLHYGQAIFEGLKAYRQTDGSISTFRPEANAARFQASARRLAMPELPIETFVEAVELLVQQEQAWVPNEPEQSLYLRPFMFATEVGLGVRPANSYLFMIIASPAGAYFPGGVKPVSVWLSEDYVRAAPGGTGAAKCAGNYAASLVAQAEAAAKGCDQVVWLDAAEHRWIEEMGGMNLYFVFGEGEDAKIVTPELSGALLPGITRDSLLTLASDLGYAVEERKISTEEWKQGNADGSLTEVFACGTAAVITPVGSVKSRGGDWTVGTGEPGAITMELRKALLAIQGGQAADTHGWLHKIV; this comes from the coding sequence ATGAGCACGCCCACCCAGGCGCCCATCACGTTCGACCTCAAGCCCTCCGCTCACCCGCTCTCCGACGCGGAGCGCGAGGCCCGGCTGACCAACCCCGGCTTCGGACGCGTCTTCACCGACCACATGGTCACCATCCGCTGGACCGAGGGCCGCGGCTGGCACGACGCCCAGCTGACGCCGTACGCGCCGCTGGAGATCGACCCGGCGAACATGACCCTGCACTACGGCCAGGCGATCTTCGAGGGCCTGAAGGCCTACCGCCAGACCGACGGTTCCATCTCCACCTTCCGTCCGGAGGCCAACGCCGCCCGCTTCCAGGCCTCGGCCCGCCGGCTGGCGATGCCGGAGCTGCCGATCGAGACCTTCGTCGAGGCCGTCGAGCTGCTGGTCCAGCAGGAGCAGGCCTGGGTGCCGAACGAGCCGGAGCAGAGCCTCTACCTGCGGCCGTTCATGTTCGCCACCGAGGTCGGTCTGGGTGTCCGCCCGGCCAACTCCTACCTCTTCATGATCATCGCCTCGCCGGCCGGCGCCTACTTCCCCGGTGGCGTCAAGCCGGTCTCGGTCTGGCTCTCCGAGGACTACGTCCGGGCCGCGCCGGGCGGCACCGGCGCCGCCAAGTGCGCCGGCAACTACGCCGCCTCGCTGGTCGCCCAGGCCGAGGCCGCCGCCAAGGGCTGCGACCAGGTCGTCTGGCTCGACGCTGCCGAGCACCGGTGGATCGAGGAGATGGGCGGCATGAACCTGTACTTCGTGTTCGGCGAGGGCGAGGACGCGAAGATCGTCACCCCGGAGCTGTCCGGCGCCCTGCTGCCCGGCATCACCCGTGACTCGCTGCTGACCCTGGCTTCCGACCTCGGCTACGCCGTCGAGGAGCGGAAGATCTCCACCGAGGAGTGGAAGCAGGGCAACGCGGACGGCTCCCTGACCGAGGTCTTCGCCTGCGGCACCGCCGCCGTCATCACCCCGGTCGGCTCGGTCAAGTCCCGCGGCGGCGACTGGACGGTCGGCACCGGCGAGCCGGGCGCGATCACCATGGAGCTGCGCAAGGCGCTGCTGGCCATCCAGGGCGGCCAGGCCGCCGACACCCACGGCTGGCTGCACAAGATCGTCTGA
- a CDS encoding DUF742 domain-containing protein, with product MTPPDDRSGQYGVPYPGTGHDAFGEPGVGHGQQYGRPQPLGQEYGQPYGQAQPPYGQPTQQYGQYGQPQPSFDAPPPGYPVPQADPGTAPGYQPAQDPGHVEEFEDEQDSGPLIRPFAMTGGRTRPRYELALEALVSADVDPQRLATLLPEHQRICTLCTEVKSVAEVSALLSLPLGVARILVADLAEAGLVAIHQPASGESGNQPDVTLLERVLSGLRKL from the coding sequence GTGACACCGCCCGATGACCGCAGCGGCCAGTACGGCGTTCCGTACCCTGGCACAGGCCATGACGCCTTCGGAGAACCCGGCGTCGGCCACGGTCAGCAGTACGGCCGGCCGCAGCCGCTCGGCCAGGAGTACGGCCAGCCGTACGGCCAGGCCCAGCCCCCGTACGGCCAGCCGACGCAGCAGTACGGCCAGTACGGCCAGCCGCAGCCCTCGTTCGACGCGCCCCCGCCCGGCTACCCGGTACCGCAGGCCGACCCCGGCACCGCGCCCGGCTACCAGCCGGCCCAGGATCCCGGGCACGTCGAGGAGTTCGAGGACGAGCAGGACTCCGGCCCGCTGATCCGGCCGTTCGCGATGACCGGCGGTCGCACCCGCCCGCGGTACGAACTCGCGCTGGAGGCACTCGTCTCCGCCGACGTCGACCCGCAGCGCCTGGCGACCCTGCTCCCCGAGCACCAGCGGATCTGCACGCTGTGCACGGAGGTCAAATCCGTCGCAGAGGTGTCGGCGCTCCTCTCCCTTCCGCTGGGAGTCGCCCGCATCCTCGTGGCCGACCTGGCCGAGGCCGGCCTGGTCGCCATCCACCAGCCCGCTTCCGGCGAGTCCGGAAACCAGCCCGACGTCACGCTGCTCGAAAGGGTCCTCAGTGGACTTCGCAAGCTCTAA
- a CDS encoding 3-isopropylmalate dehydrogenase: MSRTIRLAVVPGDGIGQEVVAEGLKVLGAVLPADVKLESTEYDLGARRYHRTGETLPDGVLAELKGHDAILLGAIGDPSVPSGVLERGLLLKLRFAFDHHINLRPGRLFPGVKSPLAGTESDGASTTRRDIDFVVVREGTEGPYVGNGGTLRTGTPQEVATEVSLNTAYGIERVVRDAYRRAQARPRKKLTLVHKNNVLVHAGHLWTRIFAEVGREFPEVTTDYLHVDAATIFFVTQPERFDVIVTDNLFGDILTDLAAAVTGGIGLAASGNINPSGEFPSMFEPVHGSAPDIAGQGKADPTATVLSVAMLLDHLGFAAEAAKVEAAVAADLAERSGTRSTSQVGDALAARVSG, translated from the coding sequence ATGTCTCGCACGATTCGTCTCGCAGTTGTTCCCGGTGACGGCATCGGCCAGGAAGTGGTGGCCGAAGGGCTCAAGGTTCTGGGGGCCGTGCTTCCCGCCGACGTGAAGCTGGAGAGCACCGAGTACGACCTCGGGGCCCGGCGCTACCACCGGACCGGGGAGACGCTGCCGGACGGCGTGCTGGCGGAGCTCAAGGGGCACGACGCGATCCTGCTCGGCGCGATCGGGGACCCGAGCGTGCCGTCGGGCGTGCTGGAGCGGGGGCTGCTGCTCAAGCTGCGGTTCGCCTTCGACCACCACATCAACCTGCGGCCGGGCCGGCTGTTCCCCGGGGTGAAGTCCCCGCTCGCCGGTACCGAGTCCGACGGCGCGTCCACGACACGACGCGACATCGACTTCGTGGTCGTCCGCGAGGGCACCGAGGGCCCGTACGTCGGCAACGGCGGCACGCTGCGCACCGGGACCCCGCAGGAGGTGGCCACCGAGGTCAGCCTGAACACCGCGTACGGCATCGAGCGCGTGGTGCGGGACGCCTACCGCCGGGCCCAGGCGCGTCCGCGCAAGAAGCTGACCCTGGTCCACAAGAACAACGTGCTGGTGCACGCCGGTCACCTGTGGACGCGGATCTTCGCGGAGGTCGGCCGGGAGTTCCCGGAGGTCACCACCGACTACCTGCACGTCGACGCGGCGACGATCTTCTTCGTCACGCAGCCGGAGCGCTTCGACGTCATCGTCACGGACAACCTGTTCGGCGACATCCTGACGGACCTGGCCGCCGCCGTGACCGGTGGGATCGGCCTGGCCGCGAGCGGCAACATCAACCCGAGCGGCGAGTTCCCGTCGATGTTCGAGCCGGTGCACGGCTCGGCGCCGGACATCGCGGGCCAGGGCAAGGCCGACCCGACCGCCACGGTGCTGTCGGTCGCCATGCTGCTGGACCACCTGGGCTTCGCCGCCGAGGCCGCCAAGGTCGAGGCCGCCGTCGCCGCGGACCTCGCCGAGCGCTCCGGCACCCGCAGCACCTCCCAGGTCGGCGACGCGCTCGCCGCGCGAGTATCCGGCTAG
- a CDS encoding GTP-binding protein, with protein MDFASSNAAAPTRATTSAKIVVAGGFGVGKTTLVGAVSEINPLRTEAVMTSASAGIDDISKVSGKTTTTVAMDFGRITLDEDLILYLFGTPGQDRFWFMWDDLVRGAIGAVVLVDTRRLADCFPALDYFENSGLPFVVALNGFDGHQPHTADEVREALQLGPDTPVITLDARRRDSAKSALITLVEHALLARLR; from the coding sequence GTGGACTTCGCAAGCTCTAACGCGGCCGCCCCCACCCGCGCAACCACCTCCGCGAAGATCGTCGTGGCGGGCGGCTTCGGTGTCGGCAAGACCACGCTCGTCGGCGCCGTCTCCGAGATCAACCCCCTGCGCACCGAAGCCGTCATGACCTCGGCCTCCGCCGGCATCGACGACATCAGCAAGGTCTCCGGCAAGACGACCACCACCGTCGCCATGGACTTCGGCCGCATCACCCTCGACGAAGACCTCATCCTCTACCTCTTCGGCACCCCCGGACAGGACCGCTTCTGGTTCATGTGGGACGACCTCGTCCGCGGCGCCATCGGAGCCGTCGTCCTCGTCGACACCCGACGCCTCGCCGACTGCTTCCCCGCCCTCGACTACTTCGAGAACAGCGGACTGCCCTTCGTCGTCGCCCTCAACGGCTTCGACGGACACCAGCCCCACACCGCCGACGAGGTCCGCGAAGCCCTCCAACTCGGCCCCGACACCCCCGTCATCACCCTCGACGCCCGGCGCCGCGACAGCGCCAAGAGCGCCCTCATCACCCTCGTCGAGCACGCCCTCCTCGCCCGACTGCGGTGA